One window of Papaver somniferum cultivar HN1 chromosome 9, ASM357369v1, whole genome shotgun sequence genomic DNA carries:
- the LOC113308884 gene encoding uncharacterized protein LOC113308884 yields the protein MLLIDFTNAFNLVDGSAMLKEDNLHCPNIYKWVEFCYSHPARLYYNEHTLSTTKGVQQGDPLGPLFFALTLHPLAIKIAARCALDFHAWYLDDGTIAGDTLEVAKALKIIQKEGPERGLVVNINKTEIFWPSPDPRSNMVGVFPSTISRHVLGVKLLGRSFSQDQLYCSNMVVSRVEKTVHLMSKVQQMNDSQCELLLLRNCIGVSKLYFTLRTTNPMATQYATSLYDQHLIRFLRQLVVEDDAGFGPVRQRLATLPIKYGGFGVYTMEDTGKYCYLASYAQTLSLQHNILKLASPSELSTCYEYALQTFTQAYGTMFSNFDIRDAAPQFMKSLAAKYFDFVKETLPLNEREGILWQHNREKHAMDFLKSIPIVGLNQTVGTRQLSAVLQYRLGIPFFEAGSSCSVCRRPIDQYGDHAIHCASEVGIKFRHDMVRDGFADICYKGGVAARKEASLGFLTNSSKSAKPADVLVYNWIDGKDVCFDVTGVSPFTSARTRSFTPGHAISAAVSRKLHKYQDLCARHGYDFQVLTFTSLGELSEDTITFIKRLRNCFVRNDTNYKIGNSLFHKIAIIIQKGVDAQLVARLPTISCNIDLSIYE from the coding sequence ATGTTGTTAATTGACTTCACAAATGCTTTCAATCTTGTCGACGGGTCAGCTATGCTTAAAGAAGACAATTTACATTGTCCTAACATCTATAAATGGGTTGAGTTTTGTTACTCACATCCTGCCAGACTTTACTACAATGAGCATACACTTTCTACTACGAAAGGGGTACAACAGGGAGACCCTCTCGGTCCCCTGTTTTTTGCACTAACGTTACACCCACTTGCCATCAAGATTGCAGCTAGATGTGCTTTGGATTTTCACGCTTGGTACCTCGACGACGGCACTATCGCAGGCGATACTCTAGAAGTAGCAAAGGCTTTGAAAATTATACAAAAAGAGGGACCTGAGAGAGGCTTGGTTGTGAACATTAACAAAACTGAGATCTTTTGGCCTTCGCCTGATCCCAGAAGCAACATGGTAGGTGTTTTCCCTTCAACAATTAGCAGGCATGTGCTTGGAGTGAAATTGCTGGGAAGGTCGTTCAGCCAGGATCAACTATATTGTAGCAATATGGTGGTTAGTAGGGTTGAGAAAACTGTTCACCTGATGAGTAAAGTACAGCAGATGAATGACTCACAGTGTGAGTTATTATTATTACGCAATTGCATTGGCGTTTCCAAGCTCTACTTCACGTTGCGTACTACCAACCCTATGGCCACCCAATATGCGACCTCTCTTTATGATCAACACTTAATCCGTTTCTTACGTCAGTTGGTTGTGGAAGACGACGCTGGCTTTGGTCCTGTGCGGCAACGATTGGCCACCTTACCTATCAAGTACGGCGGTTTTGGTGTTTACACTATGGAAGATACTGGAAAGTATTGTTATCTTGCCTCTTACGCACAAACTTTGTCCTTACAACATAATATTTTAAAGCTTGCTTCTCCTTCAGAACTGAGCACTTGTTATGAATATGCTTTGCAGACATTTACACAGGCTTATGGTACTATGTTTTCCAACTTCGATATCAGAGACGCTGCCCCCCAGTTTATGAAGTCCTTGGCAGCAAAATACTTTGATTTCGTCAAGGAAACCTTACCCTTGAATGAAAGAGAAGGTATCTTATGGCAACATAACAGAGAGAAGCATGCTATGGACTTTTTAAAATCCATTCCTATCGTCGGTTTAAATCAAACTGTTGGGACGAGACAACTTAGCGCCGTACTTCAATACCGTTTAGGCATACCCTTCTTTGAAGCTGGGAGCTCATGTTCTGTCTGCAGACGTCCAATTGACCAATATGGTGATCACGCAATACATTGTGCAAGTGAAGTGGGTATCAAATTTAGGCATGATATGGTTAGGGATGGTTTTGCTGACATATGCTATAAAGGTGGAGTTGCCGCAAGGAAAGAAGCTTCTTTGGGCTTCCTTACCAACAGTTCCAAATCTGCGAAACCAGCAGACGTTTTGGTTTATAATTGGATAGATGGTAAAGATGTTTGCTTCGACGTCACAGGGGTCTCTCCATTTACAAGTGCTAGAACTCGCTCTTTCACTCCCGGCcatgccatttctgctgctgtatcACGCAAGTTGCATAAATATCAAGATTTGTGCGCAAGGCATGGTTACGACTTCCAGGTTTTAACCTTTACTTCCTTAGGTGAACTAAGTGAAGACACTATCACTTTTATAAAGCGTTTGAGGAATTGTTTTGTTAGAAATGACACCAACTATAAAATTGGTAATTCACTTTTTCATAAAATAgctattattattcaaaaaggtgtggaTGCCCAGCTCGTCGCTAGGCTACCCACCATTTCTTGTAACATTGATCTTTCCATTTAtgaataa